TGGGTCACCATGGGGTGAATGTTTTGAGATATGTGAGAAATCTCACAAGGGTTATTCACAATGCCTACATCAGGAGAAAGGTGAGGTGAAAGTGAGGAATGAGAAGAGGAAAAAGAAGTAGAGGCagcaggagtaggagtaggagttgAAGAAATAGGCACGGGAGGAGGTGTGGTAATGACTTGGGGAGAGCAAGGAGAAGATTTATGAGAAATAATAGGAATATATGTTGGAGAGAGGTTCATGGCACGATGAGGTGGTGGTAGGAAAGGTAAAGAAGTGAGAACAAAGTGAGGTTTTTGAGGATAGGAAGGTGCTGAAACGTAGGCAAAAGGATAAACATGTTCATTGAACACAACATGTCGAGTGACACATAACCGACCCGAAGAGAGATGAAGGCAAAGATACCCTTTGTGGTGACTATTATAACCAAGAAACACACATGATTGAGAGCGAAATTCAAACTTATGAGCATTGTAAGGATGAAGAAAGGGGAAACATTCACACCCAAACACACGAAGATGTGTATATTGTGGGTGTTTGTGATATAAAACAGACAGGACTGTTGAGATCAAGAACTTTGTTAGGaagacagttgataagataagaaCCCACAGTAAAAGCGTAAGGCCAATAGGCAAGGGGAACCGAGGCATGGGCTAACAAAGCTGGCCCCATCTCAACAATATGACGATTCTTTCTTTCAACTCACCCATTTTGTTGGGGAGTATGGGAGTAGGATAACTCATGATGAATACCGAGAGTTGCAAAGACAGTGGAGAGATCGAAATTCGCCTCCCCAATCAGTTCGAATACGCTTAATGGAACACTCAAACTGTGTTGAGACCATTGTTTTGAAGGTGTGAAAACTAGTGAAGGCCTCATCTTTAGAAGACAATACGTATAACCACATAAAACGGGAAAagttatcaataaacaaaatgaaATAACGAACACTAGAAATAGAAGACACAAGGGAAGAACCCCATAAATCAATGTGTATTAATtcaaaagacttgctagcccaTGATGCATAAGTTGGAAATGGTAGTCTATGAGATTTGGTATGTTGACAAGCATTACAAAAGAGAGCTTAAAACTCTTGGAAACTGAAAAATTACATGAAGATAAAACATGACTAGTAACATCAAAAGATGGAAGCCCCAAGCGTGAGTGCCATAGATTTGGATCCGAGGTCGAAGTGTGGAAAAGCTGAAATGAAGGAGAGGAGGGGACTGGAGGGCTAAAGACTTTGTAAATGCCATGATCAAGAAGACCCATGAGAAGGATTTGTTTGCTGACCTTATTTTTCACATAAAAACAATGAGGATGAAACTCAACAAAAGCATTATTATCATAAAAGAGTTTAGAAACACTGAGAATGTTTTTAGACAGAGAAGGGGAACGATAGACTTTAGACAATTTTAAGACAGAGTTATATGCAAGCAAATGAGAAGAACCAATGTGAGAAATCTGATCATTACCCATAGTAACCTGATCATTGCCATGGAAAGGTTGAGCTCCTTCAAGAATGTTCAAATTAGGCGTGAAATGATGCAAGGCGCCTGAATCTATGTATCACGATGGATTTGAGCAGTTTGGTGGACCCacgggaggaggaggaggagaggTGCCTGGGGTTTGTTGGGAGAAAAAGGCATTTAAAGGGTTTAGGAGGTGGTGGAGCAGGTTGATACTGTAGATTCTGGAAATGGTAACAAATATTTTCCGTGTGTCCCACTTTCAAGCAAATCTGGCAACGAGGATAGGAAGTTTTTGGAGGGCGAGGGGAAGAGGAGGTAGGTGGTCGATATGGAGGTCGAGCATTAGTATTCTGGTTAGGAGGAGAGGCACTAGGTGGTCTGGTTTTGGGTTTGTTGTGGGAGAGATTGGCGAATTTGGCTTGAAGGGAGCTAAGTGTGTCATCTGAGTTTTGATGATTCAGGCAAGCATCGTAATGCAGCAGTAAGCTATACGCCTCCTCCATAGACGGTTTATCAGCACGAGCTTGAATGGGGGTTACGTAAGCATTGTAATCTCGACCTAAACCATTCAAGAAATAGACCATCTGATCTTTGGAAGAAATGGGTTCACCTGTAGAGGCAAGATTGTTGCAGAGCCCTCAAAATTTATGGATGTAGGTGAAGGCGGTCAGACCATCCTTCTTGAGATTTTGCAGCTGTGTTCGAATTTCTGACAAATGGGAAAAGGAAGCTGCAGAGTAGATTTGAGTGAGAACATCCCAGATCTCACAAGCAGTCTGGTAACCAACAATCTGACCTAACATAGATTCAGTATAGGCATAAATCCAACTCATAACCAAACGATTATACCTGTGCCAAGTTTGAAACTCCAAATGGCTGGTATCCGAAGGGTCAACGGTGTTAGTAACAGGGCATGGTCGAGACCCATTGATGAACTCCTCGAGGACGTTGGCGATGATGATGTTGAGCATTTGCGTCTGCCAAAGGACGAAGCTATTCTCGTTGAGCTTCACATCGATGGGTTGATTAACTGAGGGGAGTGTAGACAGAGGAGAAAGAGATGAAAGGGTGAACGATTGTATAGGAGTAGAGGATGAGCTATTGGAAACATTCTGAACAGGTGGTACAAGTACGTCAACCGTTGTTGGTGGTTGGGAGATAGGTGGTGTTTGGGTCGTGCTATTTTCAGAGGCCATATGAGCTGTTATTGCTCTGATACCATAAAAGCAATAAAGAAGGAATGGGAAGAAGTGTTGTATTCCTTGAAAAGGTAAAGAGTGAGAACAGTGCTATACATAACAAAGAGATAAAAGGGACCATAGTGCACGTGTCCCATACACAACATATATGAAAAGAAATACAACTAATAGAATTAGTTACAAAATTAATAGATTAATCATTTTTGTTTAACATTATGAAATCACAAGACTCCAACAACAATCCAATTATCAAATTTTTGTTTGATTCATATTTGTTTTAGAATTATGTTATTATGAAAATTGAAGACATATTCATAAATAATCTAGATTTGCGAGGAGAATGGTGTAAACTCTAGGTTGGGGATTGAAAACTACATAATAAAATTTAGAGATTAAAACAAAAAATGATACAAAATGTAAAGCTAGGGGACTCCATTtcatattttatgttttatattaCTAACTTATCAAGTACTTTGTCATATGAATAGTTACATTACAAAACCATACAACTTTAAATAGATGGCTCGAACGATTATCTCTATCAGTGCTTGAAAGAACATTCAAGCAGGAggtcttcttttctttccttttaacaACTTTATAAAACTAAGATCCGCAGACAGGTCTTCTAAAAGTAGGTAATTCAAGACTGTCTTACCAGGTAATGAGCCAAAACCAGAGCCATGTGAAGCATAGCCAGAAAGATTGGTTGCATCTGTGAGCATACTATAACACAAGTGGTGAAATCTTTCGTGAATAAAGAAGATAGAGATACGGCCAAGTAGATCTGGCAATCAAGGAATTGACCCTTAGTGATCTTTAAGATGCTGCTATAACAAGATATAAATTATTAACAAGGTAAAAAGACACAGCAATTCTTAATCTGTATCAATGAAGAAATGACAAGTGTCACTCAATTACCTGCAGATGAAATGTTTTCTGCTTACAAAAATAAGAGAGCAATTTAACAAGTTCACATTCCGATAAGGTAAAAGAACATGGATCCAACAACCTGAACTTGAGAATTAACACAGTTTCCTTATTGCCAGCCATAGTTTAAATGTAACTGCGGCATACAATTTTCATTTGTCCAAAGTAAAGACTTTTGAAATCGAGTTTTAATCTTTTGACAAGGCTGCTTCGAACAATGAGCTTGCAGAAACATATTTTTTGTCTAAACGTAGTAGTCTTTTAAATGAAGCTTTAGTACACATTCATTTTTGGCTCATAACTGCTATCTTTTCCAGGTAAGCAACTGCAGAAAGTTGTTAGAGCCTATAAATCAAAGGTCATAAGAACGCAGAAAAagtaattcaaaaataaaaaaatatttgtatGAAATATATGGTACATATGCTTCATCATAAATTAATTATGAATATATAATTCTCTTCTTTGCATAAATCTTACAAACTAAAATCAGCAGCAACCCAACTGCATCCAGTACTTTTAGATATGCCTCTTATCTTCATTTTATCCCTTAGATCACTTACACCATCCCATTTCCCAGCATCTGCCAGAGTATTGGACAGTGCAATATATGCCCCTGGCCTATCATTAGCATTGAGTTTAAAAAGTTCATTGGCAGCTACGCTGGCCATCTCTACATAGCCATGTAATCTAGATGAACTCAGAAGAGCAGCCCACACATCTGAGTTAGGTTTCTCAGGCATTGCCTTTACAAACTCCCAAGCTTGATGCAAACATCCGGCCCGTCCCAAAAGATCGACAACACAAGCATAATGTTCCATCTTTGGTTTTAGGAAGTATTCCGCCTCCATGCTTCGAAAGATCTCCAGACCCTTATCTACCAGCCCAGCATGAGaacaagctgaaagagcaccaaGGAAGGTCACGAAATTAGGGTCAATGTGATGGTGTTCATGCATTATGCAAAAGAGCTCCAGAGCTTCATATGGATATCCATTCTTTCCATAACCATCGATCATGGAAGTCCATGAAAATACATTCTTTTCAGGCATGTGATCGAATACTTTCTGTGCATCCTCAATTCTTCCACACTTTGAGTACATGTCTATAAGAGCACTTCCCATCTTTATGTGTGTGAAAAATTCAGTCTTCATAAGTTGACTTTGGACTTGTTCAGCAACTTCAAATGCTGTTAACACTGAGCATGCCCCAATAACACTAGCAAATGTGGAGATATTAGGTCGAAAATTCAATCTTTGCATTTCAATATAGATGTCAAGTGATTTGGAAGCATGTTCAACCAGTTTGCTGTAGCCTTCAATCATTGCATTAAACACCACTATATCTTTATCAACCGTTTTGCTGAATATTTCTTTGGCCTCATCAAAAGAGCCTTGATTCATGTACCCTGTTATCAATGATGTTGAGCATACAACATTTCTTTCCAACATCAGTTCAAATACAGCCCTGGCATAACCAATTTTTCCGCTCTTAACATAAGAGGCCACTAGTGCCGTGTAAAGAACATCATCTGAGCCAACATCAGATTTTATTATCTGGGCATGAACAATTTTTCCCAAACTACACGGGGATCGATCATAACTAGCGGAAGTGGATGCCTTCAAAATCATTGAGAATGTATATCCATCAGGCTTTTCACCAGAAAGAACCAGTCTTCGAGCCAAACCAAGTGATTCCCCCACTTGTCCTTGCCTGAGGTAACCACCTATAATGTAATTATAAGCAGAGAGAGTTCTATGAGGCAATTCATCAAACATTTGACGTGCATATTTCAAACAACCACATTTCAAGTGAAGTATGAGAAGTTTGATGGAGATATTGGTATTGGGCACATGCCCAGTTTTGAGAACATGGGCATGAATCTTTCGGCCGTGTAAAGGATTATCTGAATCAATGTAGTGTTGCAAAGCTGAAGACAGAGTATTGGAGTTTGGATGAGAAATATAGCCATGTATTGCCGATAAAGTTTGATCGAATATGAGAAATGGCGTACGTCTGCAGGTTGAAGAGATCATTCCATGTTTCATGCTCACCATATGATTGTATGTCTAAGCCCTTTGCTTTAATTTCTAGGTGGTAGAATATTCTTCTGCTCCTGGGCTAGTAGGGGTTTTGATCAGAGTCCCTTCATATATAAGAAGCGTTTAATACATTGAGGAGGATATTGATGTCATATCTTCAGAGACGCATTTCATTAATGTATTGGGGGACATGTAAGGGACTCCTTTTTAAAAAAAGTCTCACTTAGTACAACTCTTTATAGTTTATTCTTTTGACCACACCTCTACAAACGTTTCTCTTTCTCAATTtcatgataaaaaataaaaaacttttatTCTTCTCTCTCAATTCACGAGAATTGCCTTAGCGATTACATTGTTCGAGCAGCTTCTCTGTCACTCTCTCTCGAATTTTGCAGAAAGAAATGGCAAATTTACATAGTAACTTTAACCAGAATATCGATTACGTATTCAAGATTGTGTTGATTGGAGACTCCGCAGTGGGTAAGTCCCAACTTCTGGCTCGTTTTGCTCGAAATGAGTTCAGTCTGGATTCGAAAGCAACTATTGGTGTTGAGTTCCTGACCCGTACGCTTATGGTCGATCACAAGAACATCAAGGCCCAAATATGGGATACAGCTGGGCAAGAGAGgtatttcctttcttttatttatttttattaatttacttGCGAATTATTGATGGGGCCTGAATCTGAATGGTGGCCATGATCACTAAACTCTTGAGCATGGAAGAAATTCAATGGGTTTGATATGAAAACATTGGTCAATTCATTAGCTAAAGTTCAATTTAGAACTTTAATCTATTTAACAGAAGCTCTTTGGTG
The genomic region above belongs to Humulus lupulus chromosome 1, drHumLupu1.1, whole genome shotgun sequence and contains:
- the LOC133799421 gene encoding pentatricopeptide repeat-containing protein At1g28690, mitochondrial; translated protein: MVSMKHGMISSTCRRTPFLIFDQTLSAIHGYISHPNSNTLSSALQHYIDSDNPLHGRKIHAHVLKTGHVPNTNISIKLLILHLKCGCLKYARQMFDELPHRTLSAYNYIIGGYLRQGQVGESLGLARRLVLSGEKPDGYTFSMILKASTSASYDRSPCSLGKIVHAQIIKSDVGSDDVLYTALVASYVKSGKIGYARAVFELMLERNVVCSTSLITGYMNQGSFDEAKEIFSKTVDKDIVVFNAMIEGYSKLVEHASKSLDIYIEMQRLNFRPNISTFASVIGACSVLTAFEVAEQVQSQLMKTEFFTHIKMGSALIDMYSKCGRIEDAQKVFDHMPEKNVFSWTSMIDGYGKNGYPYEALELFCIMHEHHHIDPNFVTFLGALSACSHAGLVDKGLEIFRSMEAEYFLKPKMEHYACVVDLLGRAGCLHQAWEFVKAMPEKPNSDVWAALLSSSRLHGYVEMASVAANELFKLNANDRPGAYIALSNTLADAGKWDGVSDLRDKMKIRGISKSTGCSWVAADFSL